The following proteins come from a genomic window of Sorghum bicolor cultivar BTx623 chromosome 3, Sorghum_bicolor_NCBIv3, whole genome shotgun sequence:
- the LOC8085443 gene encoding uncharacterized protein LOC8085443, with amino-acid sequence MSQRPGRHQRRASQSVFVLPENFALEDVPAAVAEGGGVEQRKPAAADGAELQAARQAGRHRRAMSMAVASRDLEMISEDIGSYKYGA; translated from the coding sequence ATGTCGCAGAGGCCAGGAAGGCACCAAAGGCGGGCGTCGCAGAGCGTGTTCGTGCTGCCGGAGAACTTCGCCCTGGAGGACGTGCCGGCGGCCGTGGCCGAGGGCGGCGGCGTCGAGCAGCGGAAGCCCGCGGCCGCGGACGGGGCCGAGCTGCAGGCGGCGAGGCAGGCGGGGCGCCACCGGCGGGCCATGTCCATGGCCGTCGCCTCCCGGGACCTGGAGATGATCTCGGAGGACATTGGGAGCTACAAGTACGGTGCGTAG